One Rosa chinensis cultivar Old Blush chromosome 5, RchiOBHm-V2, whole genome shotgun sequence genomic region harbors:
- the LOC112203471 gene encoding F-box protein CPR1, producing the protein MAVPGNFPEDLIEEILLKLPIKSLIRFSEVCKSWNSLIKSPNFIYTQLNHTIQSNNQNDSHLLLLEGLLSSTKIFLLHPAHNPTFDVDKKLTEPSAINTTAVSFSLKNFSVVGTCNGLVCLANYIHGVAVIWNPIVRKYVILPSCSVRSLSGFVRFAFGYVSRTNDYKVLKTVVCDQKPSHVEVWSLARGSWMSLDAAIIPPDFKPRDYSYLRYPFVNGALHWVGLRHGVIMTFDMSTELFGEIMMPEVVTRDAENKFISKYRESLALLCKSNENSIHIWVMKEYGSADSWIQLSTLPQGSWTRPLCFTESCDELVLQRDGVGLQSVDLKSKTVNKLPVNIYLYSMNSYTESLVLLGDSNAVSY; encoded by the coding sequence ATGGCAGTACCCGGCAATTTTCCTGAAGATCTCATAGAAGAAATCCTCCTGAAGTTGCCCATCAAGTCATTAATCAGATTCAGCGAAGTGTGCAAATCTTGGAATTCCCTGATCAAGAGCCCTAACTTCATTTACACCCAACTCAACCACACTATCCAATCCAACAACCAAAACGACTCTCACCTACTTCTACTGGAAGGGCTTCTCTCTTCGACTAAGATTTTCTTGTTGCATCCAGCACATAACCCTACATTCGACGTAGACAAAAAGCTTACGGAACCCTCCGCCATCAACACAACTGCAGTCTCTTTCTCATTAAAGAACTTTTCTGTGGTCGGAACCTGTAATGGTCTGGTATGCCTTGCTAATTACATCCATGGTGTTGCAGTAATTTGGAACCCCATAGTTAGAAAGTATGTGATACTGCCTAGTTGTAGTGTTAGGTCATTGAGTGGTTTTGTGAGGTTTGCTTTTGGCTACGTTTCACGTACCAATGACTATAAGGTTTTGAAAACTGTTGTTTGTGATCAAAAGCCTAGTCATGTTGAAGTTTGGTCACTGGCGAGGGGTTCCTGGATGAGTCTTGATGCTGCCATTATTCCTCCGGACTTTAAACCTCGAGACTATAGCTACTTGCGATATCCTTTTGTTAATGGTGCTTTGCATTGGGTTGGTCTGCGACATGGTGTTATCATGACGTTTGATATGTCCACTGAGTTATTTGGAGAGATAATGATGCCTGAAGTTGTGACAAGAGATGCAGAAAACAAATTTATATCCAAATACCGGGAGTCTCTCGCTTTGTTGTGTAAGAGTAATGAAAATTCAATTCACATATGGGTGATGAAAGAGTATGGTTCGGCAGATTCATGGATTCAATTGTCAACTTTACCCCAAGGAAGTTGGACTCGGCCATTATGTTTTACGGAGAGTTGTGATGAACTAGTGCTTCAAAGGGATGGTGTAGGGCTGCAATCAGTGGACCTTAAGAGCAAAACAGTTAACAAGTTACCTGTTAATATATACCTGTACTCCATGAATTCTTATACGGAGAGCCTTGTGTTACTTGGGGATTCGAATGCTGTCTCTTATTAG